The Chlamydia sp. genomic sequence CATGTCCCAAACAGGATGTTGTAACACCTCTTGTAAAGTAACTGTTTGCAACTCTTTTTTGGATTTATTCCTTAACGGCCCTCCTGAGGCAGTTAATAATAATTTTTTTATCCTAGAAGAATCCTTGCCTTCTAAACATTGAAAAAGCGCATTATGCTCGCTATCAATGGGGAGAATTTGTACATGATTCTCTTTAGCAAGAGTAGTAACTAATTCTCCTGCCGCTACTAAAGTCTCTTTATTCGCTAAAGCAATTGTTTTTTTCTTTTGAATAGCCGCAATTACCGCTGGCAAAGCATCTATACCAGAAGAAGCAACGATAATCATGTCCAAAGAAGACTCAGATGCAACTGCAACTAACCCCTCTTCTCCTAAAAGAATTTCAATATGAGGGAATAATTTACGAAGTTTTTTATAAGTTACCTCTTCACGGACAGCTACTATTCTCGGCATAAATTCTTTAATCTGAGCAACTAACTTCTCTTGATTTCTTCCATATGCCGCAAGCGTTTCCACGATAAAAGTATCTGGAATTGCTCTAACTACTTGCAAAACCTGTTTCCCAATACTCCCTGTCGAACCAATCAATGCTAATCGCTTCAAATCAACCCCTATGTATTTCGACGAAGTGAAATGTATCTTTTAGCAGAAACGACTATAAGAACTACTAAATAGAAAGCAAGCAATAGCCCCACAGCTAATCCTGACGTAGATAACCCAATCCCATAAACAGAAAGAATGGATCTAGAAAGAGCTGGAGCAACCAAAGCCGAAAGGATTCCAAAAATCATGGAGTAGATGATCATTTCTCGAATAGAAGAGGCTACGAGCTTAGCAATCAGTCCTGGAATCAGAAGAAAAGCTAAAGACATTAACACACCAACAGCTTTAAACGCCCCAACAACGGATACAGAAAGTAAAAACATGATCAGATAATCCACTAATCGTACTGGTATCCCTAAGGAAAAGGCAAAAATAGTATCAAAAGACACGCAAACAAAATTAGAAAAGAAAAAATAAGAGACTCCCAGATTAATCAATAAAACTAGAAATACAGGGAAAATATCCGATTTAGCTAAAGCATCCGCATTACCAATAACGAGCTCAGTCCCCACGTGAGCATTCCGAGTCAAAAAAACAAGAAGCAACAAGCTTGCCGAAAATAATAAAGAAAAAACCAAAGCAGTACTAGCTTCTTCTGCCACTTTGAATACGTTGCGAATAAAATGAATGGACGCACCAGTAAATAAAGTTGTTGAAACGGCCGCGATAGTCAAAGTTCGCATAGACAGGTGTGTGAGCTGGTCAGTAAACAAACAGGCACATACCAAACCAAACAATATAGTGTGAGAAACAACATTTGCATACATCGCCATCTTTTTTAAAACCAAAAAAGTGCCTATTACAGAACAAGACACTGCTATTGATAAAAACACAATTACCTGAATATCATCGATATACAAATGTCCGTTGAATAATTTCCCAGAAAATAGACGAGAAAAAAAGACAATAAAAAATTCAAAAAAAGATACCCCGTAATACGGAGAGACAGCAGCAAACATTTTACTCCCCTTTTCGTTTCGGAATCTCTCGTTGATGCGGATCATAATCTGGATCCTGTAACATCTGTGAAAGCGTGGAATCTAATTCATCTGTCAAAACATGCTCCATCTCTTCAG encodes the following:
- a CDS encoding metal ABC transporter permease; this encodes MFAAVSPYYGVSFFEFFIVFFSRLFSGKLFNGHLYIDDIQVIVFLSIAVSCSVIGTFLVLKKMAMYANVVSHTILFGLVCACLFTDQLTHLSMRTLTIAAVSTTLFTGASIHFIRNVFKVAEEASTALVFSLLFSASLLLLVFLTRNAHVGTELVIGNADALAKSDIFPVFLVLLINLGVSYFFFSNFVCVSFDTIFAFSLGIPVRLVDYLIMFLLSVSVVGAFKAVGVLMSLAFLLIPGLIAKLVASSIREMIIYSMIFGILSALVAPALSRSILSVYGIGLSTSGLAVGLLLAFYLVVLIVVSAKRYISLRRNT
- the dxr gene encoding 1-deoxy-D-xylulose-5-phosphate reductoisomerase — its product is MKRLALIGSTGSIGKQVLQVVRAIPDTFIVETLAAYGRNQEKLVAQIKEFMPRIVAVREEVTYKKLRKLFPHIEILLGEEGLVAVASESSLDMIIVASSGIDALPAVIAAIQKKKTIALANKETLVAAGELVTTLAKENHVQILPIDSEHNALFQCLEGKDSSRIKKLLLTASGGPLRNKSKKELQTVTLQEVLQHPVWDMGPKITVDSSTLVNKGLEIIEAFWLFGLESVEIDAVIHPQSLVHGMVEFCDGTIISVMNPPSMLFPIQHVLTFPDCYPSLRSGLDFRERQILEFFPIDEERFPSIRLAKQVLCEKGSSGCFFNGANEGLVQRFLAGEIAWHQILPKLQVLMDKHTVRPCLSLEEVIQIDSEARALACEC